The following proteins are co-located in the Montipora capricornis isolate CH-2021 unplaced genomic scaffold, ASM3666992v2 scaffold_425, whole genome shotgun sequence genome:
- the LOC138035585 gene encoding uncharacterized protein — protein MKIHQSHFQRIIEVWCTWIQLSSRGGDWITEARRRQFEDPKAKNGMDMYLMEIPKEHKRSASEWFANGILLANESREVLPRENFTLTGSDFLLNNNRGAFSYILQSSVLPFCGWDYKEVRRWGYSACILKMYSEYVSHVLTKCALRMATDKVEFHFLLCNCMEITPFLPASWKFDRVTTSNIADFVPLTQLLDTFKPFLNFNNSFAVIITEFLNWVQLTNLQIEAMTRAHFMPRGDSFRKKVLHDTNNAAISSSRGLEAFVEYHDHSAEFIHFLRASLLSHEIPAERNGRRKWISVADYNGLIARNFLRCRNRIVPSRWMLNCRRVTILNGYERAVEWILKPK, from the coding sequence ATGAAGATACACCAGAGTCACTTTCAGAGGATTATTGAAGTATGGTGTACTTGGATTCAACTAAGCTCCCGTGGCGGAGATTGGATCACCGAGGCTCGGCGCAGGCAGTTCGAAGACCCCAAAGCAAAGAACGGAATGGATATGTACCTGATGGAAATCCCGAAGGAGCACAAAAGATCAGCATCAGAGTGGTTTGCGAATGGGATTCTGTTAGCAAACGAATCTCGAGAGGTTCTTCCCCGAGAGAATTTTACTCTGACGGGTTCCGACTTCTTACTTAATAACAACAGGGGCGCTTTCAGTTACATCCTTCAATCGTCCGTCCTTCCATTCTGTGGATGGGATTACAAAGAGGTCCGACGATGGGGATACTCTGCTTGTATCCTGAAGATGTACAGCGAGTACGTCAGTCACGTGCTTACGAAATGCGCTTTGAGAATGGCCACTGACAAAGTCGAGTTCCACTTCCTGTTGTGCAACTGTATGGAGATCACACCATTTCTTCCTGCAAGCTGGAAGTTTGATCGGGTGACCACCTCTAACATTGCAGACTTCGTTCCTCTGACACAACTACTGGACACTTTCAAGCCCTTTCTGAACTTCAATAACTCTTTCGCGGTTATTATCACCGAGTTTCTAAACTGGGTTCAGCTCACAAATTTGCAGATAGAAGCGATGACACGAGCCCATTTTATGCCACGAGGAGACAGCTTTCGCAAGAAAGTTTTGCACGACACAAACAATGCTGCCATTTCCAGTTCTAGAGGGTTGGAAGCTTTTGTGGAATACCACGATCACAGTGCAGAGTTCATCCATTTTCTCCGAGCGTCTTTATTGAGTCATGAAATTCCCGCTGAGCGAAATGGAAGGCGCAAGTGGATCTCCGTGGCTGACTATAATGGGTTGATTGCACGAAATTTCCTTCGCTGCCGCAATCGAATTGTACCATCAAGATGGATGCTAAATTGTCGCCGAGTAACCATTCTGAACGGCTATGAGAGAGCAGTAGAGTGGATTCTCAAACCAAAATGA